The following are encoded together in the Myotis daubentonii chromosome Y, mMyoDau2.1, whole genome shotgun sequence genome:
- the LOC132225504 gene encoding melanoma antigen preferentially expressed in tumors-like, whose product HSSFMGMSLPAPRRLLELACQSLLRDEASAIAALEWLPMELFPPLFITAFTGKHSRVLKAMVQAWPFPCLPLGALMNHRQSYQDILQAVLEGLDAMLAQDPRPRRCKLQVLNLQKRVHLEFWMVWAGTRAHVCSLLEPEALQPMRNRRKVHSLTARPNPPLAPVEVLIDLCLKKGVLDESLSYLIKKVSERRGLLHLCSKKLKVFAMSKQNTNILDMVQLDSVQDLEVNCTWKLSTLRNFAPYLGQMGNLRRFLLSHVFTSSHTTLEQEKQCVGLVTSQFLNLPHLQELNLDDVSILRGHLDEILRCLKSPLETLSITNCLLFERDFRHLSQHLNVSQLKSLSFSGLNLTIISSRSLQFLLERASPTLQDLDLDECGIMDHQFLDILPALSHCSQLTTLSFCENPISMTILEDLLRHVVGLSKLSCVIYAAPVESYEETSSNINLGRLAQMHAVLKHMLQELGRPGMVWLCAYPCPHCGCRTFHDPTPIL is encoded by the exons catagcagcttcatggggatgagcctcccagctccacgcCGACTCCTGGAACTGGCATGTCAGAGCCTGCTGCGGGATGAAGCCTCGGCCATCGCTGCTCTGGAGTGGCTTCCTATggagctcttcccacctcttttcatcacagccttcactgggaagcacagcagagtcctgaaggccatggtgcaggcttggcccttcccctgcctccctctgggggccctgatgaaccatcggcagtcttaccaggatatcttgcaggctgtgctcgagggactcgatgccatgcttgcccaggaccctcgacccag gagatgtaaactgcaggtgcttaatttacagaagagagttcatttggagttctggatggtgtgggcaggtaccagagcccatgtgtgctcactgctggagcctgaggccctgcagcccatgaggaataggaggaaagtACACAGCTTAACGGCCAGGCCAAATCCACCCTTGGCCCCCGTGGAGGTGTTAATAGACCTTTGCCTCAAGAAAGGTGTCCTTGATGAGTCCCTCAGCTACCTGATTAAGAAAGTCAGCGAGAGGAGAGGTTTGCTGCACCTTTGCTCTAAGAAGCTGAAGGTTTTTGCGATGTCGAAGCAAAACACTAACATCCTGGATATGGTGCAGCTGGACTCTGTccaggatttggaggtaaactgtacctggaagctgtccactctgaggaatttcgctccttacctgggccagatgggcaatctgcgccggttcctgctctcccacgtcttcacgtcttctcacaccaccttggagcaggagaagcagtgtgttggcctggtcacctctcaattcctcaacctgccccacctccaggagctcaATTTGGACGATGTCTCCAtcctcagaggccacctggatgaaatcctcag gtgcctgaagagccccttggagaccctgtccatcactaactgcctgcttttcgaaagagactttagacatctctcccagcatctgaatgtcagccagctgaaaagcctgagtttcagtgggctcaacctgaccattatcagttctcggtcactccaatttcttttagagagagcctcccccactctccaggacctggacttggatgagtgtgggatcatggaccaccagttcctggacatcctgccagccctgagccactgctcccagctcACAACCCTAAGTTTCTGTGAAAACCCCATCTCCATGACCATCCTGGAGGACCTGCTTCGCCACGTTGTCGGGCTGAGCAAGCTGAGTTGCGTGATTTATGCGGCGCCCGTGGAGAGTTATGAGGAAACTAGCAGcaacatcaacctgggccgacttgcccagatgcatgctgtgctaaagcatatgctgcaggagttgggtcgtcctggcatggtctggctctgtgcttacccctgtcctcactgtggctgtagaaccttccatgacccaactcccattctgtga